In Streptomyces liangshanensis, the DNA window CGCCCGGCGGTCTGGTCGCCGCCCGCTTCCGCCACTACGAGGCACGCTCCGGCATGCCCCTGCTCCATGACCATGTGTTGCTGTCGGTGAAGGGGCAGCGCCTGGACGGGAAGTGGGGCTCGATCCACACGACCGCCCTGCACGAGAACACCGTCGCCGCCTCCGCGCTCTACAACGAGCTCGTGGCCGCGGAGGTCTGCGAGGCGCTGGGGCTGGCGACCGAGCCGCGCACCGTCACCCCGGGGCGCCGCCCGGTGACGGAGATGGGCTCCACCGAACGCGATGCGGGCTCCTCCGGCGCTTCCCACCCCATGTTCGTCAACGAGACTGTGATCGCGATGCTGCGCCCGAAGCCGGACCTGGCCAAGCTCGCCGACGACCCTCCGCACGTCCGGGCCGCAGCCCAGGCCGCCGTCGAGGCGCCGGCCGGGATCGGCACGATCGCCTCGTACTGGACGGAGGTCCCGTTGCCCGCCACCGGCACGTGGAACGCGCCGGGCAAGGGCGGCGCCCAGGCCGACGTCGTCGTCAACGCGCCGCAGGACCAGGTGCCGCTGTTGTTCGTCGAGGTCGACAACTGCCACGAGAGTGCGGAGGAACTCGCCGACAAGCTGGAGAAGTACGCCCGGTTCTTCCGTCGGAAGATGAAGGACACCGACAGCCGGGAGCGCCTGATGTGGCGCACCCCGCTGGAACGCTCCGGACACCTGGTCCGGCGACGCGTCGCACCCGCCGGTCCTGCTGGTGTTCAACCGCATCGGCGAGCGCAACCCCGACCGCACGGTCCCGCGCCTGATGGAGCTGACCCGGCATCTGTGGCAGGGGCGCCGGGAGGTGGGCTTCCACGACTACGACGGGAGGATCCCGATCATCGCGACCGGTCTGAAGGACCTGCGCGAGCACGGCCCGGAGGGAGCGGTGTTCCTCCGTTTCGGCCGCGAGAACAAGCAGCCCCTGCGGGAGGCGATCGGCAACCCCCGCCGCGCGGCCGCCGATGCCCGCGCCCGGAAGGAGAACAGGGCCCGGCAGAGGAGTACCGGGCGAAGACGCGGCGCGCGGACCAGGAGCAGGCGGCGAAGAAGGCAGCGGAGCGAGAGGCCCGCCGCCCGGTGTGTGCCGACTGCGGGGCGCGCTTCACCGACGAACGGTGGGAGGCGGTAGAGGTAATGGACTGGGGCACCCCGAAGGACATCCGCCCGCACCTGTGTGACGACTGCAAGCAGAAGGCCCTCACTGTCAGCCCGGCGGCCGGCATACGGGAGCGCCAGGAGCACGAGCAGGACCAGGCCGTGCCCGAGCAGAAGGCCACCAGCTGGTTCTCACGCCTGCGCGGCTGACACCGGCAAGCCACCCGCCGGCAGCGCGGGCAAGCCCACGGCCACCCCGGGCAAGCCCGCATCGTCGGTGGCGGCGAGGCGGAAACGCCGGGGGACTTGGTCGGCGACAGTTACTTCGCGATGGGATTCACCGTCGCGGGTAGGCCGGAGGCCCTGTGAGCTCTGGGTAGTGCAGACCCTGCGCGTCTTCGGGCAGCAGCGCAATGAGGTCCCGTTGCGCCTGGAGCGCGAGCGCGGTGGCCTCGCGGCCGTAC includes these proteins:
- the mobF gene encoding MobF family relaxase, which produces MLRAAQEQAGVPAGRWTGRGLAVLGLAPGEEVTEAQLRNLFGERGRHPDADRIEADLLAQGVSLTTAFKAGALGRRVMVTGVGFVFRPQPTIYLLRAMGDEETRGVIEVAHERAIVRVLGWIEDEVAVIRYGKDGVYRVRPPGGLVAARFRHYEARSGMPLLHDHVLLSVKGQRLDGKWGSIHTTALHENTVAASALYNELVAAEVCEALGLATEPRTVTPGRRPVTEMGSTERDAGSSGASHPMFVNETVIAMLRPKPDLAKLADDPPHVRAAAQAAVEAPAGIGTIASYWTEVPLPATGTWNAPGKGGAQADVVVNAPQDQVPLLFVEVDNCHESAEELADKLEKYARFFRRKMKDTDSRERLMWRTPLERSGHLVRRRVAPAGPAGVQPHRRAQPRPHGPAPDGADPASVAGAPGGGLPRLRREDPDHRDRSEGPARARPGGSGVPPFRPREQAAPAGGDRQPPPRGRRCPRPEGEQGPAEEYRAKTRRADQEQAAKKAAEREARRPVCADCGARFTDERWEAVEVMDWGTPKDIRPHLCDDCKQKALTVSPAAGIRERQEHEQDQAVPEQKATSWFSRLRG